From Mytilus edulis chromosome 8, xbMytEdul2.2, whole genome shotgun sequence, one genomic window encodes:
- the LOC139485245 gene encoding armadillo repeat-containing protein 3-like has product MAVSVMTAHPEVRKKLRKNEEAIPAMITLLAPEEDTVVHEFCALGLSQMAIEFSSKAVIFENNGIEPLVKCLSSSDP; this is encoded by the exons ATGGCTGTCAGTGTTATGACAGCACATC CTGAAGTAAGGAAAAAGTTGAGAAAGAACGAAGAAGCCATACCTGCTATGATAACATTGTTAGCACCCGAAG aggaCACTGTTGTACATGAGTTCTGTGCCCTTGGTTTATCACAGATGGCCATAGAGTTCAGCAGTAAAGCAGTGATATTTGAGAATAACGGAATAGAACCATTGGTGAAATGTCTGAGCTCATCCGACCCCTGA